In Methanobrevibacter sp., a genomic segment contains:
- the porA gene encoding pyruvate synthase subunit PorA: MVKEVMTSNKAVAEAVRLAKPQVIPVYPITPQTTISEYLAQYVADEKIDAKYVKVESEHSAISAAVGASGAGVRVFTATSSQGLMLMHEILYAAAGMRTPFVLADANRAISAPLNIWNDQQDSIAQRDAGWLQIYVENAQEALDTTLMAYKISENPNVLLPSMVCLDGFILTHTVEPVEIPDQESVDKFLPPYVPEHAFLDPKEPMSIGNFADPDYYTEARYAMQVAMDNSLDVIQETCDEFAEIFGRKYGLVDAYKTEDAEIIFVAMGSLCSTIRVIVDQLREKGEKVGLLKIRAYRPFPVEAINEAVANCEKIAVIDKNFSFGIGGALYADMKVKIDKEIYGFIAGLGGRDITPDSIIEAYEKTKVPEKDVTWIGLKEE; this comes from the coding sequence ATGGTAAAAGAAGTAATGACCTCAAATAAAGCAGTTGCAGAAGCTGTTAGATTAGCAAAACCACAAGTTATTCCTGTTTATCCAATTACTCCGCAAACTACAATTTCAGAATACTTAGCACAATATGTTGCTGATGAAAAAATTGATGCTAAATATGTTAAAGTAGAATCAGAACACAGTGCAATAAGTGCTGCTGTTGGAGCTAGTGGTGCTGGAGTAAGAGTATTTACAGCAACATCTTCACAAGGATTAATGTTAATGCATGAAATTTTATATGCTGCAGCAGGTATGAGAACCCCATTCGTTTTAGCGGATGCAAATAGGGCAATTTCTGCACCATTAAATATTTGGAATGACCAACAAGACTCAATTGCGCAAAGAGATGCAGGTTGGTTGCAAATTTATGTCGAAAATGCTCAAGAAGCATTGGACACAACTTTAATGGCTTACAAAATTTCAGAAAATCCTAATGTTTTACTTCCGTCAATGGTATGTTTAGATGGATTTATTTTAACACACACTGTTGAACCTGTAGAAATTCCAGATCAAGAAAGTGTAGACAAGTTCTTACCTCCATATGTTCCGGAACATGCATTCCTTGATCCAAAAGAGCCAATGTCAATCGGTAACTTTGCAGACCCAGATTATTATACTGAAGCAAGATACGCAATGCAAGTTGCTATGGACAACTCACTTGACGTAATCCAAGAAACTTGTGATGAATTCGCGGAAATATTCGGAAGAAAATATGGTCTTGTGGATGCATACAAAACTGAAGATGCGGAAATAATATTTGTTGCAATGGGATCACTTTGCAGTACTATTAGAGTAATAGTAGACCAATTAAGAGAAAAAGGTGAAAAAGTAGGTTTACTTAAAATTAGAGCTTACAGACCATTCCCTGTTGAAGCAATTAACGAAGCAGTGGCAAATTGTGAAAAAATAGCTGTTATTGATAAAAACTTCTCATTTGGAATTGGTGGAGCATTATATGCTGACATGAAAGTAAAAATCGATAAGGAAATTTATGGATTTATCGCAGGTTTGGGTGGAAGAGACATTACCCCAGATTCAATCATAGAAGCTTATGAAAAAACCAAAGTACCTGAAAAAGATGTCACATGGATTGGACTTAAGGAGGAATAG
- a CDS encoding pyruvate ferredoxin oxidoreductase subunit gamma codes for MIEIRFHGRGGQGAVTAAEILAKAAFKDGNYSQAFPFFGVERRGAPVMAFTRIDDKPIDLRYQVYNPDYVLVLDDGLLNVVDVFSGIKDNTEVTINTTEFEGSGEHEVYSIDATGIALDMLGRNIVNTIILGYFAKKTQAVTIDSLLEVIKETFPGKVGELNVEATKKAYDMG; via the coding sequence ATGATTGAAATTCGTTTTCATGGAAGAGGCGGACAAGGAGCCGTAACAGCTGCTGAAATTTTAGCTAAAGCAGCATTTAAAGATGGTAACTACTCCCAAGCTTTTCCATTCTTTGGAGTTGAACGTAGAGGAGCTCCAGTTATGGCTTTCACAAGAATTGATGATAAGCCAATTGATTTAAGATACCAAGTATATAATCCAGATTATGTACTTGTTTTAGACGATGGATTATTAAATGTGGTAGATGTATTTTCTGGAATTAAAGACAATACTGAAGTAACCATAAACACTACTGAATTTGAAGGCAGTGGAGAACATGAAGTCTACAGTATTGACGCAACAGGAATTGCATTAGACATGTTAGGCCGTAACATCGTGAATACTATTATTTTAGGATATTTTGCTAAGAAAACCCAAGCAGTGACAATTGATTCACTTCTTGAAGTGATTAAAGAAACATTCCCTGGAAAAGTTGGAGAGCTAAATGTAGAAGCTACTAAAAAAGCTTATGATATGGGATAA
- a CDS encoding dihydropteroate synthase-like protein, with protein MNVLIITGNLAYPLIKEVVSDSKDNIIVHVAETQVAAFLTPRQIIKEVKTHFNDKLDEIDLILVPGLIKKGTREITKELGIPTFKGSTDGADLAMVLNLIGNITLSEDKPADKLIEEEKRKEAIKFIEEFENDEENIEELLKKPNNILIRNLPVGEDFPMRVLSEIANAPFLSKEALINKCQYFVDSGADMIDIGMAAGEDFSDKIPELIETLRPIVGDRPLSIDTLNANEIKVAAENGIDFVLSLDLGNNGEVQDILKEKNIPAVLLPTNFSEGISPKTPSERVESMHQLIKDTEGLKYVADLILDPVNSSSIVESIIACHDFHKVNPAPMFFGVGNVTELMDADSGGVNVLLAGIGMELGVSILFTPEESGKTRGSVYELSTASKMMFLAKHRKSIPKDLGINLVAFKDKHKRNDVILNERDGIEETRLQEPLKFVRDKAGSFKISVDYGTTVKDSKIIATHFIKNKPDLVIIGQTAKEVYEEIITKKLVSRMEHAAYLGSELQKAEIAMITGKEYVQDFDLFKNPDEFKN; from the coding sequence ATGAACGTTTTGATTATTACTGGCAACTTAGCATATCCTTTAATTAAGGAAGTAGTTTCTGATTCGAAAGATAACATTATTGTACATGTGGCTGAAACTCAAGTAGCGGCATTTTTAACTCCTAGACAAATTATTAAAGAAGTTAAAACTCATTTTAATGATAAATTGGATGAAATAGATTTGATTTTGGTCCCAGGATTAATTAAAAAAGGCACTAGGGAAATTACTAAGGAGTTGGGAATTCCAACATTTAAAGGATCAACGGACGGCGCTGATCTCGCAATGGTTCTAAATTTAATAGGCAACATTACTTTATCTGAGGATAAACCTGCTGATAAATTAATTGAAGAGGAAAAGAGAAAAGAAGCAATCAAATTCATTGAAGAGTTTGAAAACGATGAGGAAAATATTGAAGAACTTCTCAAAAAACCAAATAATATCTTAATAAGAAACCTCCCTGTCGGTGAGGATTTCCCGATGAGGGTGCTTTCTGAAATTGCAAACGCCCCATTCTTATCAAAAGAAGCTTTAATTAACAAATGCCAGTATTTTGTTGATTCTGGAGCAGACATGATAGATATCGGTATGGCTGCAGGTGAAGATTTTTCAGACAAAATCCCAGAATTAATTGAAACTTTAAGGCCAATCGTTGGGGATAGGCCATTAAGCATAGATACTTTAAATGCAAATGAGATTAAAGTTGCTGCAGAGAATGGAATCGATTTTGTTTTAAGTCTTGATTTGGGAAATAACGGTGAAGTTCAAGACATTCTAAAGGAGAAAAACATCCCTGCCGTGTTGCTTCCAACTAATTTTTCTGAAGGTATCTCACCAAAAACCCCTTCTGAACGAGTGGAATCGATGCATCAATTGATTAAGGATACTGAGGGTCTAAAGTATGTTGCGGATTTGATTTTAGATCCGGTTAACAGTTCAAGTATTGTTGAATCAATCATTGCATGCCATGATTTTCATAAGGTAAATCCTGCTCCGATGTTTTTTGGCGTTGGAAATGTAACTGAATTAATGGATGCTGATTCTGGTGGTGTTAATGTACTTTTGGCAGGAATTGGTATGGAACTGGGCGTTAGCATATTGTTCACTCCTGAAGAAAGTGGAAAAACAAGGGGTAGTGTTTATGAGTTGTCCACTGCATCTAAAATGATGTTTTTAGCAAAACACAGAAAATCAATACCAAAAGATTTGGGAATTAATTTAGTTGCTTTTAAAGACAAACATAAAAGAAACGATGTTATTTTAAATGAAAGGGATGGAATTGAAGAAACAAGACTTCAGGAACCTCTAAAATTTGTAAGGGATAAAGCGGGTAGTTTTAAAATTAGCGTTGATTATGGAACTACTGTAAAAGATAGTAAGATTATAGCAACTCATTTTATTAAAAATAAGCCTGATTTAGTAATAATAGGTCAGACAGCTAAAGAAGTATATGAAGAAATCATAACAAAAAAATTAGTTTCAAGAATGGAACACGCAGCTTATTTGGGATCAGAACTTCAAAAAGCAGAAATAGCCATGATTACTGGAAAAGAATATGTTCAGGATTTTGATTTATTCAAAAATCCTGATGAGTTTAAAAATTAG
- the porB gene encoding pyruvate synthase subunit PorB — MVDIPDKDLLAPGHRGCAGCGASIAVKLALNALGENTVAISATGCLEVMTTPYPESSWEVPFIHVAFENSGAVASGVESALRIQGKDDVNVVAFGGDGGTVDIGLQSLSGAMERGHNMLYICYDNEAYMNTGIQRSGATPYGASTTTSPKGVASFGEDRPKKNMPMIMAAHGIPYVATASIAYPEDYVNKVKKAASIDGPAYIHLQQPCTTGWGYPSEKTIEMGRLAVETGSWILYEIENGEFEITYRPEERKPVKEYLAPQKRFKHLDEEHIEKIQKYVDAECKELGL, encoded by the coding sequence ATGGTAGATATACCTGATAAAGATTTATTAGCACCGGGACACAGAGGCTGTGCTGGTTGTGGAGCATCCATTGCTGTAAAATTAGCTCTTAATGCTTTAGGAGAAAACACTGTAGCTATTTCTGCTACTGGTTGTCTTGAAGTTATGACCACCCCATACCCAGAATCCTCATGGGAAGTCCCATTTATACATGTTGCATTTGAAAACTCCGGGGCAGTGGCATCCGGTGTAGAAAGTGCATTGAGAATTCAAGGAAAAGATGATGTAAATGTTGTTGCTTTTGGTGGTGACGGAGGTACTGTAGATATTGGTTTACAATCATTGTCCGGAGCTATGGAAAGAGGACACAACATGCTCTACATATGTTATGATAATGAAGCGTACATGAATACCGGTATTCAAAGAAGTGGAGCTACACCATACGGTGCAAGTACCACTACTTCCCCAAAAGGTGTTGCCAGCTTTGGAGAAGACAGACCTAAAAAGAATATGCCAATGATTATGGCCGCTCATGGAATTCCATATGTAGCAACCGCATCAATCGCATATCCTGAAGATTATGTCAACAAAGTGAAAAAAGCAGCTTCAATTGATGGTCCTGCATACATCCACTTACAACAACCATGTACTACAGGTTGGGGATATCCATCTGAAAAGACTATCGAAATGGGTAGATTAGCTGTTGAAACTGGATCTTGGATTTTATATGAAATCGAAAATGGTGAATTTGAAATTACATACAGACCAGAAGAAAGAAAACCTGTTAAAGAATATTTAGCACCACAAAAAAGATTCAAACACTTAGATGAAGAACACATTGAAAAAATACAAAAATATGTCGATGCAGAGTGTAAAGAACTAGGTTTATAG
- the porD gene encoding pyruvate synthase subunit PorD produces the protein MVTIGCVIKNPGNSRNNKTGSWRTFKPVLDKEKCIDCDNCILFCPDASVNKQHDIDYDYCKGCGICAHECPSDAIEMVKE, from the coding sequence ATGGTAACTATAGGATGTGTAATTAAAAACCCAGGTAATAGTAGAAATAATAAAACTGGAAGCTGGAGAACATTTAAACCTGTATTAGATAAGGAAAAATGTATTGATTGTGACAACTGCATTTTATTCTGTCCAGATGCCAGTGTAAACAAACAACATGATATCGATTACGATTACTGTAAAGGATGCGGAATTTGTGCACACGAATGCCCTTCAGATGCAATCGAAATGGTAAAAGAATAG
- a CDS encoding MoxR family ATPase, whose product MQTENITIKDIDKLLLNAEYVSNNEISTTVYLSLLLGRPMLIEGPPGVGKTELAKVIAESFERDFFRIQCYEGITFEQIVGEWNYQKQLLHLEAARNDLNTEEKIFDEQYFIQRPLLKAFLNENDSVLLIDEIDKADEEVESFLLQALGEKEITINDLGTFYLQNDLIVILTSNSQRSLLDETKDRCLFLYIPYPSVEREIEIVKSKIPEADDEIVSKVVKLVHNIRNLNLMKKPSVRGTVDWVKSVSNLGTKNIDESLESSIGVAIKTESDKKRVIKDILNKR is encoded by the coding sequence TTGCAAACAGAAAATATTACTATTAAAGATATTGATAAGTTACTTTTAAATGCAGAATATGTTTCAAATAATGAAATATCCACCACTGTATATTTATCTTTGCTTCTTGGAAGGCCAATGCTTATAGAAGGTCCTCCTGGCGTTGGAAAAACAGAACTTGCAAAAGTGATTGCCGAATCGTTTGAAAGGGATTTCTTTAGGATTCAATGTTATGAGGGAATTACATTCGAACAAATCGTTGGAGAATGGAATTATCAAAAGCAATTGCTGCATCTTGAAGCTGCCAGAAATGACCTAAACACTGAAGAAAAAATATTTGATGAGCAATACTTTATTCAAAGACCTTTGCTTAAAGCGTTTTTAAATGAGAATGATTCCGTATTGTTGATAGATGAGATTGATAAGGCGGATGAGGAAGTGGAAAGTTTTTTACTTCAGGCATTGGGAGAAAAAGAAATCACCATTAATGATTTGGGGACTTTCTATCTTCAAAATGATTTAATTGTTATTTTGACTTCAAATTCACAAAGGTCACTTCTTGATGAAACCAAAGACAGATGTTTGTTTTTATATATTCCTTACCCAAGTGTTGAAAGGGAAATCGAAATTGTCAAATCAAAAATCCCTGAAGCCGATGATGAGATCGTGTCCAAAGTTGTTAAATTGGTTCACAACATACGTAATCTTAACTTAATGAAAAAGCCTTCTGTAAGAGGTACTGTTGACTGGGTCAAATCAGTTTCTAATTTGGGAACTAAAAACATCGATGAATCTTTAGAAAGCAGCATTGGTGTTGCTATCAAAACTGAAAGCGATAAAAAAAGAGTTATTAAAGATATTTTGAATAAACGATAA